The region CCAGCCACCGCACCAGGACACCCTCGTTCCCGGCCAGGACAGACTCCTGAATGGCGACACCTGAGTCGCTAATGCGAGCCGCCGCTTCTCTCAGTTTCACTTGCTCTAAGAGTACCCCGGGGCTAGGTGGTCCGCCGGTGGGCACGGGCAGGTTATTCGATCCCCTTCCGCTTTTTCCAGAACCGgagccaccaccaccaccgcctCCGACACCGACGGCAGTGGCCGCAGAGGCCGGACTTTCTTCCGCGAAGCCGGGGCTCTCCGTTTCTATGTCTTCCTCGTCGCCGCTGCCTCCACCGCAGCCGCTCTCTGCGTTCCCCATGTTTGTTTCACCGGCCTAGGGCTCCCCGAAAATCTCCGCGGCCCACTGGGCGTCAGTTTCGAAACGGTTGTATCGGTCTGTACACACAGACCTCTAACCTACAGCTAGAGCTCTGCTTTGCAGTTCACTACTACCGCATTGACGTACTGTACGTCAGCGTGCCCGAAACGTCCTTTGCGTCATCGGTTTGCACATGCGCTGTGGTGTTCATGTACACGGAAGTAACTGTGTTGTTGACTATTTTGAACAAGTGGAAGATATGTGATGCAAATGGATGACATACCAAAACGCTTAAATGAACAACATGCTCGGCTACGTATTGGTCGCGTTTCTAGCACTGGCAGTTGTGTTCGTTCCTCGCGAGTGGGCCGTTACATTTGGATATGGATCAAACAAGGGGCCGCCTATGCGGCTCCTGAGCAGGCGTGAATTATCAGTGTACGACGGGGAGGAAGGCAGCAAGGGCCTTTACCTGGCCATACTGGGGCAAGTCTTTGATGTACACAAGGGGCACAAGCACTATGGACCTGGTGGTGCTTATCACTTTATGGCAGGTGATTCGACGCTTCTCTTACAGAGCCCATATTGTGTTTATCTAAGCTAACAACCACAGACAGACCTGTTAAGGTTTACGTGTGTTAAAACATCAATGGTCTGATTCTGATGAACACCCCGAATCCTCAACAAACCTAAATCAGGAACAGGAATTCCAGTCTTGTGATAGCACATACACAGCTATAGTACATTAATATCCCATACACTGTAATGTCTATATTATATACTTGCGTAAGTGTACACACCCATGCtacagttgactaaaaagaggaataaaaaaaaacatcttttgggAATTGGaattggaaaaatccaacctttaatgacaccaattttctttgtgaatgaataatgtatcgtaaataaataaatgttcttccttaaaatactgGGGCcataagtatagacacccctatgttaaattcccatagaggcaggcagatgtttatttttaaaggccagttatttcatggatccaggatactatgcatcctgataaagttcccttggcctttggaattaaaatagccccacatcatcacatacccttcaccatacctagagattggcatgggtactttccataagatcatctctcaatgcaaatcaaaccagctattaggctaactgaaataaaaccatgccaatctctaggtatggtctaggtatgcatagtatcctggatccatgaaataactggcctttcaaaataaaaatctgcctgcctctatgggaatttaacataggggtgtgtatacttatgctcCCCGttttttaaggaagaacatgtatttattgacgatacatttttcattcacaaagaaaattggtgtccttaaaggttggatttttactaattattttaattgaggcattaagatcaatttccaaaagatgtttttttattcctctttttagtcaactttagcatgggtgtgtaaacttaTGCAAGCCACTGTATATGTCTGCATTTTCAGGCAAAGATGCCTCACTGGCCTTCATCACTGGGGACTTCACAGAAAGTGGCCTGACAGATGATGTGTGCAGTCTGTCCCCACTGCAGGTGATAGCCCTTTATGACTGGCTAGCCTTCTATCAGAGGGAATACCAAAGTGTAGGTATGTGATGTTTGTCCCCCAAGACTTCTAATGTCAACCTTTTGTATAGCacttatttttttaccaaacaAAATTAGTTGGCAGTTACCTTCCCACCATCTTGTACGATCAGGTTCAGTTCAGCCTTATTAAAAGGTATTTGCTAACATGTAGTGTAGATTATAACATTACTCCTGTGACAGTTTTGTGAATAAGAGACTGACAGTTTTTTGCTTAGAAAATTCTTTAAATTGCTCATCAGTAGCCTACTACATTAGGGGCCTTAACAGAAAGCAGTAGCTATGAATGGGTCCTTCCAAAATGTCAGATAAATTAAACAATTAGGCCAGAAAAAACAATGTTTGGACAACTCCAGAGTATGCAGTGTGAGCTAGTGAAGGTCCTGTTTCTCTATATCTGCCACAAGCCGAGTCTACAAATTGAAATATCCTGAAGAGCTACAGCTCGTGCAATATTGTGAATAGCTTACGACTGATGTGTAATGTTTAACCTTCTGCTGATTTAGTTGGTTCACCTCATTTCTTATCAACTGACATccatcatcttcatcttcatctccaACCAACAGCCTTCACCTATGTTGAATTTCAGGTCTGTTAATAAGCCGGTTCTATAGCGAGACTGGGCAGCCCACGGAGGCCCTGTTGCAGGTGGAAGCATCACTAGCAGAGGGCCAGCGAATCAAGGCCCAGTCTGAGGCAGAGATGGTACACTTCCCAGCCTGCAACTCAGAGTGGAGCGCCGCCAGGGGAGGAAGAGTCTGGTGCTCCACTAAGAGGTATGAAAATAGTTCTGGCCTAATCAAATATTAACAAGCCTACAGTGCATATGACGCAATGCTGCAATGTACTGGAGCATGTCTTACATTAGCAGGCGTTATTGGTATGCATCAGGATTAACAGTactgattggtttgtttttCCTCCAGCGGTGGAGTGGAAAGAGGCTGGGCAGGTGTCCCGCGGAAGCTCTTCTCCCCAGGCTCCAGTAGTGTTcgttgtgtctgtgttgaaaacccagcagcagcagaggaagaCCCCAACCTGCAGAAATATGACGGCTGCCCTCCGCACAGGGACTCATGCTCTGTTGAAGAGTTCTAATCTCTGGGCCAGCCCAGAAAGTGGACATATTCAcggcttgtttgtttttttaacagcacAATCCTCAGGGACTTTTGACTTATTCACAATAAAGAGGAAGAATTAAAAGTCAATGAATTGGTTTTTGATGACCTTTATGTAAAGTTGTCCTCCCTTTCTCTAAAAGGATACACCAGGAAGAGACAGGCTAGATATCTGAGCATACAGATACAATATAATGTGCATAAAAGATTAAACAATGTGCATAAAAGATTAACATAGGCAAGATTTAGGTTTGTCACAATGACAAGCACAAACTGCATTTAAGTACAAAACAGTTGTAGTGGTCAAAAATATCACACATTTATCTGTACAATTTAACAATACTTAAAGAGGCCCCACTACTTGGCCACCCCTCTAATCCACATTCTCCCCCATGATCGGAAATGTCATGTAATCTTGATAAAGTGCACCCGTTAGGCTTAGAAATCAAGAAGCGTTAAATGTGATGGGTCAAGACAACTTGACTCGAGGCAACATTGTGGGGACTATGATCTTCCTACGAGGACCTCatggcagataaaaaaaaaatggaatgtTATCATTTGTGACTGATTTTGAAATAGGATTTAAGAATATAACAATGGCATGTAAAGGCTACAAATTAAATGACATGCATAGGCATAATAGGCATTTCTCTAACTGAAGAGGATTGTTGAGAGAATTTTGGACATTTATATTCTTTTGTGATAAAAATCGGCTTTTTCCAGGTCCATTTTCCCAACTTGCCATGTTAAAAAGTAAGCGCTCTGTATAATTTGGCTGATGCCTACACATGATAGACTATGTACcaatgggagaaaaacagccctgtgtCATGAGAAATGTCATCCTTGTCCAGTTGTGCCATCTTTCACCTCTAACATTAAAGTAATTCAATGTCCATGTTGTAATTCTGAATCAAACTGGATCCATCTAGATTAGATCACATATGAAAATTATGCTCATTTATAACACAAGTTGCTTTCCCTTTATATCCTCCTAGTCTGTCCCACTTTATCCAGTCAGTACAGAACTGGGTTGACAGACAGAGTGAAAGATGAAAGATTACAGAAACGTGTTGATAGTTCAGTCCTTGGAGATTTAGTGATCTAGGGGCATTTTACGCGTTTGCTCTGCTCTTGGTTGACAGCAGCTCTCAtataaatgtaagtattcaTTGTGTAGCATTG is a window of Perca fluviatilis chromosome 16, GENO_Pfluv_1.0, whole genome shotgun sequence DNA encoding:
- the LOC120575697 gene encoding neuferricin codes for the protein MNNMLGYVLVAFLALAVVFVPREWAVTFGYGSNKGPPMRLLSRRELSVYDGEEGSKGLYLAILGQVFDVHKGHKHYGPGGAYHFMAGKDASLAFITGDFTESGLTDDVCSLSPLQVIALYDWLAFYQREYQSVGLLISRFYSETGQPTEALLQVEASLAEGQRIKAQSEAEMVHFPACNSEWSAARGGRVWCSTKSGGVERGWAGVPRKLFSPGSSSVRCVCVENPAAAEEDPNLQKYDGCPPHRDSCSVEEF